A genomic stretch from Algoriphagus halophilus includes:
- the rnr gene encoding ribonuclease R produces MGRKSDRKKTKNKKRGHSNDTANLTRRIVQFLDSNYGEEFNSKQIIKKLEIRDSLSKGAVDSLLSKLLESGHVSKNPRNYYSSTKDPNFIIGTVDYVNPRFAFVIPDDPTQNDGDILVKEADMKQALDGDKVRVMVKPLKGKFGKSEGKILEIIERDRDEFVGRVEISPRFAFVVPDFKKMHKDIFVHRGDLLGAEHNQKVVVKLTEWRDGDKNPTGKVTRVLGQAGLHEVEIHSIMAEFGLPFEYPQEPDAEANAISDKITVKEIKARKDFRDIPTFTIDPADAKDFDDAISYQVLPNGNLEVGVHIADVTHYVQPKTALEKEAYNRATSVYLVDRTIPMLPERLSNGLCSLRPNEDKLTFSCVFEMDRDANVIKHWIGRTVIHSDRRFAYEEAQENIDSQSGDFFSELTLLNNLAKKVRKRRFDHGAVNFETVEVKFKLDEKGTPLGLIVKERKDIHKLIEEFMLLANKYVAEFIFKKGKGTDTFVYRTHDSPDMERLDTFSGFAKRFGHEFDIENERKISTALNKLMDEIQGKPEQNVLEQLAIRSMAKAKYTTEPKGHFGLAFAHYTHFTSPIRRYPDMMVHRLLDHYLQGGKSPDAEEWEQKCVHSSEREKRAADAERASIKYKQVEYMSLAEEKDYEGIVSGVTEWGVFVEISETKCEGMIRVQDMDDDYYDFDQKNMRLIGSKTKKMITLGDKVKVRVVNTDIDRRTIDLEFADNEGKKPRGRAIR; encoded by the coding sequence ATGGGAAGAAAATCAGACAGAAAAAAAACAAAAAATAAGAAAAGAGGACATAGCAACGATACGGCAAATTTAACGAGACGTATCGTCCAATTTTTAGACTCCAACTATGGAGAAGAGTTCAACTCGAAACAGATTATCAAAAAATTAGAAATACGGGATTCCCTCAGTAAAGGAGCGGTAGATTCTTTGCTTTCCAAACTGTTAGAGAGTGGTCATGTTTCAAAAAACCCTCGTAACTATTATTCCTCTACCAAAGACCCAAACTTTATTATTGGAACGGTTGATTATGTCAACCCGAGGTTTGCCTTTGTAATCCCGGATGATCCCACTCAAAACGATGGAGACATTCTAGTCAAAGAAGCTGATATGAAGCAAGCTCTTGATGGAGACAAAGTGAGAGTCATGGTCAAGCCCCTAAAGGGGAAATTCGGAAAATCCGAAGGTAAAATTTTAGAGATCATTGAGAGAGACCGGGACGAATTTGTGGGTAGAGTAGAAATATCTCCTCGATTCGCTTTTGTAGTTCCGGATTTCAAAAAAATGCACAAAGACATATTTGTGCACAGAGGAGATCTTTTAGGAGCAGAACATAATCAAAAGGTAGTTGTTAAACTCACGGAATGGAGAGATGGTGACAAAAATCCAACTGGCAAAGTCACAAGAGTTTTAGGACAGGCAGGCTTGCACGAAGTGGAAATCCATTCCATTATGGCGGAATTCGGTCTTCCTTTTGAATACCCTCAGGAGCCAGATGCAGAGGCCAATGCCATATCAGATAAAATAACGGTAAAGGAAATCAAAGCAAGAAAGGATTTTAGGGATATTCCCACTTTCACCATTGACCCGGCCGATGCCAAAGATTTCGATGATGCCATATCTTATCAAGTGCTCCCTAATGGCAATTTAGAAGTAGGAGTTCATATCGCTGATGTCACGCATTATGTTCAACCTAAAACTGCTTTGGAAAAAGAGGCATACAATAGAGCTACTTCTGTTTATTTGGTAGACAGAACGATTCCAATGCTTCCTGAAAGACTAAGTAATGGCTTGTGCTCCTTAAGACCCAACGAAGATAAACTTACCTTCTCTTGTGTATTTGAAATGGACAGAGATGCCAATGTTATTAAACATTGGATAGGTAGAACAGTTATTCATTCCGATCGAAGATTTGCTTACGAAGAGGCCCAAGAAAATATCGACTCTCAATCCGGTGATTTCTTTAGTGAATTGACGCTTTTAAACAATTTGGCAAAAAAAGTTCGTAAAAGAAGGTTTGATCACGGCGCTGTAAATTTTGAAACCGTTGAAGTGAAATTCAAACTGGACGAAAAAGGAACCCCTTTAGGCCTGATTGTCAAAGAGCGGAAAGATATTCATAAACTGATTGAGGAATTCATGTTGTTGGCAAATAAATATGTAGCAGAATTTATCTTTAAAAAAGGTAAAGGAACTGATACCTTTGTTTACCGGACCCATGATTCCCCAGACATGGAGCGCTTGGATACTTTCTCAGGATTTGCCAAACGATTTGGGCATGAATTCGACATTGAGAACGAGCGAAAAATCTCCACTGCATTGAATAAGTTAATGGATGAGATTCAAGGCAAGCCAGAGCAAAATGTACTCGAACAACTTGCTATAAGAAGCATGGCAAAAGCAAAATATACCACTGAGCCAAAAGGGCACTTTGGGTTAGCGTTTGCACATTATACACACTTCACCTCACCCATCAGGAGATATCCCGACATGATGGTCCACCGATTATTGGATCATTATCTTCAGGGAGGGAAATCTCCAGATGCGGAAGAATGGGAACAAAAATGCGTTCATTCTTCCGAAAGAGAAAAGAGAGCAGCAGATGCTGAAAGAGCATCTATCAAGTACAAGCAAGTAGAATATATGTCCCTTGCTGAAGAAAAGGACTATGAAGGAATCGTGAGTGGTGTGACTGAATGGGGGGTATTTGTGGAGATTTCGGAAACGAAGTGTGAAGGTATGATTCGTGTACAAGACATGGATGATGATTATTATGATTTCGATCAGAAAAACATGAGATTGATCGGATCAAAAACAAAGAAAATGATCACTCTGGGTGACAAAGTGAAGGTCAGAGTAGTGAACACGGATATAGACCGTAGAACAATAGATTTGGAATTTGCAGACAATGAAGGAAAAAAGCCACGCGGCCGAGCTATTAGATAA
- a CDS encoding toxin-antitoxin system YwqK family antitoxin, which produces MSKFSFLLLFFLLLSKVAWTQNNDSNADPDSSGVVNSSLLPTTMPLLLFDENKEKEEKKEKKKKERKNIWFGIKTRRGYAKREIRGQEIYEYFNYTEDSRRLDPYIRDVYWFDTQERSIRTSGYEEGKGYLLHGPYERTINETVVESGMFYYGTKHKTWMLFDSNNVLQDKNHYTEGWPKESRISYYESSSRSVEEIIPIQYGLEEGNYFYFYDDKQVAVTGEYQYGEKVGLWTEYWDTGNTKAIRKREIQYQEEPYTKNFRPYIRAEWDKDGNLVYRKEM; this is translated from the coding sequence ATGAGCAAGTTTTCTTTTCTTCTTCTATTCTTCCTTTTACTTAGTAAAGTAGCATGGACTCAAAATAATGACTCCAACGCAGACCCTGACTCTTCAGGTGTTGTCAACTCCAGTCTATTGCCTACCACCATGCCTCTTCTCCTATTTGACGAAAACAAAGAAAAAGAAGAGAAAAAGGAAAAGAAGAAAAAGGAACGTAAAAACATCTGGTTTGGAATTAAAACCAGGAGAGGGTATGCCAAAAGAGAAATTCGCGGCCAGGAAATTTATGAGTACTTCAACTATACCGAAGACTCTAGAAGACTGGACCCTTATATCCGAGATGTATATTGGTTTGATACACAAGAAAGAAGCATCCGTACTTCAGGTTATGAGGAAGGAAAAGGTTATTTATTGCATGGGCCTTACGAGCGAACCATCAATGAGACGGTAGTAGAAAGTGGCATGTTCTACTATGGGACAAAGCATAAAACCTGGATGCTGTTCGACTCTAACAATGTGCTTCAAGACAAAAACCATTATACGGAAGGCTGGCCAAAAGAATCTCGAATCTCTTATTATGAATCTAGCTCAAGATCCGTCGAAGAAATCATCCCGATTCAGTATGGCTTGGAGGAAGGAAATTATTTCTATTTCTACGACGACAAACAAGTTGCCGTAACTGGGGAATATCAATACGGAGAAAAAGTGGGACTTTGGACAGAATATTGGGACACTGGAAATACGAAAGCGATTCGAAAGCGAGAAATCCAATATCAGGAGGAGCCCTATACAAAAAATTTCCGCCCTTATATTCGTGCAGAATGGGATAAGGACGGAAACTTGGTTTACAGAAAAGAGATGTAA
- a CDS encoding YSC84-related protein produces MKKLVFTLSMSFLACVAFAQNDKDKKIIEDSEEAKAAFLKDDPDMQEFFDHSYAYIILPNVGKGGLGVGGAAGNGVAFEQGEMIGYARMTQVTIGFQAGGQAYSEVVFFESEEEFDRFKEGKIEMAAQVSAVAAASGASLNAEYIDGVAVFTRAKGGLMYEASVGGQQFRYREK; encoded by the coding sequence ATGAAAAAGTTAGTATTCACCCTCAGTATGTCATTTTTAGCATGTGTTGCTTTTGCCCAAAATGATAAAGACAAGAAGATTATTGAAGACAGTGAAGAAGCAAAAGCTGCCTTTTTAAAAGATGATCCAGACATGCAGGAATTTTTCGATCACTCTTATGCCTATATTATTTTGCCAAATGTGGGTAAAGGGGGACTAGGAGTAGGAGGAGCTGCAGGAAATGGGGTTGCTTTTGAGCAGGGAGAAATGATCGGATATGCCAGAATGACTCAGGTGACTATTGGATTTCAAGCTGGTGGGCAGGCTTATAGTGAGGTAGTTTTTTTTGAATCTGAGGAAGAATTTGATCGATTTAAAGAAGGTAAGATTGAAATGGCGGCACAGGTTTCTGCTGTGGCAGCTGCATCAGGTGCGTCTTTAAATGCAGAATACATTGATGGTGTGGCGGTATTTACCAGAGCCAAAGGAGGGTTAATGTATGAAGCTTCTGTAGGTGGCCAGCAATTTAGATATAGAGAAAAATAA
- a CDS encoding glycosyltransferase family A protein: protein MIYAIVITPVKNSIETTLDTARAIAASSVPVKHVIFNDFSTEETKLKLKEEQAEIGYELIHIEDLTDHPSPNYKLVLQMAQKMGLEENLPVLVIESDVVVKPDTIESLLEFQESHPKSGLVGSVTVDEQGGVNFPYLKFKGVKESVISTHRSLSFCCTLFSLPFLKAFDFTELDEAKDWYDTFISKKSIELDFENYVLMDSPVWHRPHASRPWKQLKYTNPLKYYFLKFWKGLDKI, encoded by the coding sequence ATGATCTACGCGATTGTCATCACCCCCGTTAAAAATTCCATTGAAACCACATTGGATACTGCAAGAGCAATTGCAGCTTCATCTGTTCCTGTAAAGCATGTGATTTTTAATGATTTCAGTACGGAAGAAACGAAATTGAAACTGAAGGAGGAACAGGCTGAAATTGGATATGAATTGATCCATATAGAAGACCTTACCGATCATCCATCTCCGAATTACAAATTGGTTTTGCAAATGGCCCAAAAGATGGGGCTTGAAGAGAACTTACCTGTGTTGGTGATAGAATCGGATGTGGTGGTAAAACCAGATACAATAGAAAGCTTATTGGAATTTCAAGAAAGCCATCCGAAATCCGGATTGGTGGGTTCTGTGACAGTAGATGAACAAGGGGGTGTAAATTTCCCTTATTTGAAGTTCAAAGGGGTAAAAGAATCAGTTATTTCAACTCATAGAAGCCTAAGCTTTTGCTGTACTCTTTTTTCACTTCCTTTTTTGAAAGCGTTTGATTTTACTGAATTGGATGAGGCCAAAGATTGGTATGATACTTTTATATCAAAAAAATCTATTGAGCTGGATTTTGAGAATTACGTCCTGATGGATTCTCCTGTATGGCATAGACCTCATGCGAGCAGACCTTGGAAACAATTGAAATATACCAATCCTTTGAAGTACTACTTTTTGAAATTCTGGAAAGGCTTGGATAAGATCTGA
- a CDS encoding polyprenyl synthetase family protein, with protein MKEKSHAAELLDKLETFLKSQRFGESPKELYEPLEYILSLGGKRIRPLLSLMAYGMYKNDPESILKQASAIEVFHNFTLMHDDIMDQAPLRRGKDTVHEKWNANTAILSGDVMLVRAYDLLLETPPSLLHEVIQLFNKTAAEVCEGQQFDMNFESISNVKVSEYINMIRLKTAVLLGCALKMGALLGGANESEANKIYDFGVNIGIGFQLKDDLLDVYADQAKFGKQVGGDIISNKKTFLLIKALELASGKDEEDLAYWLSLEEFDKEEKVKAVKDVYQKLGIKSIAEDEMNRYFQAGFDLFDSIKCNHSSYFEELKQITEDLIHREK; from the coding sequence ATGAAGGAAAAAAGCCACGCGGCCGAGCTATTAGATAAATTAGAGACTTTTTTAAAGTCACAACGTTTTGGAGAATCACCCAAAGAGCTTTATGAACCTTTAGAATACATCTTAAGCCTTGGAGGCAAGAGAATTAGGCCTTTATTAAGCCTAATGGCATATGGGATGTATAAAAATGATCCTGAATCAATCCTGAAACAAGCTTCTGCCATTGAAGTTTTCCATAACTTCACCCTGATGCATGATGACATCATGGACCAAGCCCCGCTCCGAAGAGGAAAGGATACGGTCCATGAGAAATGGAATGCCAATACTGCTATTCTTTCCGGAGATGTCATGTTGGTAAGAGCATATGACTTGCTTCTGGAAACCCCTCCTAGCCTGTTACACGAAGTAATCCAGCTGTTTAATAAGACCGCAGCGGAGGTTTGTGAAGGACAGCAGTTCGATATGAATTTCGAAAGTATTTCAAACGTAAAGGTTTCGGAATACATCAATATGATCCGCCTAAAAACCGCGGTACTTTTGGGGTGTGCCTTGAAAATGGGAGCATTGTTAGGTGGAGCAAATGAGTCAGAAGCCAATAAAATATATGATTTCGGAGTGAATATCGGGATTGGCTTCCAACTCAAAGATGACTTACTGGATGTGTATGCCGACCAAGCCAAATTTGGCAAGCAGGTGGGAGGAGATATCATCTCCAACAAAAAGACATTTTTACTCATCAAAGCCTTGGAATTAGCTTCTGGTAAAGATGAAGAGGACTTGGCTTATTGGTTATCTCTGGAGGAGTTTGATAAAGAAGAGAAGGTAAAAGCGGTGAAAGACGTATATCAAAAACTTGGAATTAAGTCCATCGCAGAGGATGAAATGAATCGGTATTTCCAAGCTGGATTTGATTTATTTGATTCCATCAAATGCAATCATTCCTCCTATTTTGAAGAACTCAAGCAGATCACCGAAGATCTAATTCACCGAGAAAAATAA
- a CDS encoding 3'-5' exonuclease, which produces MANFFDQLGDILFLDIETASLTEKFEDLSSRLQDEWVKKEKLIQSDHGKIEPGALYFDKAGIHAEFGQVICIGVGYFQWKKKDKKLIFRSKVFANPDERELLLSFNSLLGKKKWILCAHNGKEFDYPYLCRRMLVQGVSLPEPLQIAGKKPWEVRHLDTLELWKFGDYKHYTRLELLAAVFGIPTSKEDLDGSQVNTTFHLEKDINRIKKYCRKDVEVTARVYLAMHPQLDEMELEIVHLEDSPKDHKD; this is translated from the coding sequence ATGGCTAATTTTTTTGATCAATTAGGAGACATCCTTTTTCTGGATATTGAAACTGCATCTCTTACAGAGAAATTTGAGGACTTGAGTTCCAGATTGCAGGATGAATGGGTCAAAAAAGAAAAATTGATCCAAAGTGATCATGGAAAGATAGAGCCAGGAGCCTTATACTTTGATAAAGCTGGAATTCATGCTGAATTTGGCCAAGTCATTTGTATTGGAGTAGGGTATTTTCAGTGGAAAAAAAAGGACAAGAAGCTCATTTTTAGATCTAAAGTTTTTGCAAATCCTGACGAACGGGAACTTCTTTTGTCATTTAATAGCTTATTAGGGAAGAAAAAATGGATTCTTTGTGCGCATAATGGTAAAGAGTTTGATTACCCTTACCTTTGTAGGAGAATGCTGGTACAAGGAGTTTCCTTGCCTGAACCCTTACAAATAGCAGGGAAAAAGCCCTGGGAAGTTAGGCATTTGGATACTTTAGAACTTTGGAAGTTTGGCGATTACAAACATTACACCCGACTGGAACTTTTAGCTGCAGTTTTTGGCATCCCCACTTCCAAAGAAGACTTGGATGGCAGCCAGGTCAACACCACTTTTCATTTAGAAAAAGACATTAACCGAATCAAGAAGTACTGTCGCAAAGACGTAGAAGTTACTGCCCGCGTTTATTTAGCCATGCATCCACAATTAGACGAGATGGAGCTAGAAATAGTACACTTAGAAGATTCACCAAAAGATCATAAAGATTAA
- a CDS encoding glycosyltransferase family 2 protein, which yields MSNPSPLVSIIIPCYNQAEYLEETVLSALASDYSPLEIIIINDGSTDGSEEIAKNLTSKHELVSYIHQKNQGVEIARNTGIKAASGTYILPLDGDDLIATNYISEAVKVLENNPQVKVVYCEAMKFGPKGKKYWKLKPFDINALARDNMIFVSALYRRKDWEKIGGYAEDYNLGRADWEFWINMLKDGGEVVQLPFIGFYYRLTGGINSLRKRTGSDEAKRKRIAYLNAKYPEFFERELNGPLRFQRTWSKPYNTLLKFFGKL from the coding sequence ATGAGCAATCCATCCCCTCTAGTTTCAATTATTATCCCTTGCTACAACCAAGCTGAATATTTAGAGGAGACAGTTTTATCAGCCTTAGCGTCAGATTATTCTCCTTTAGAAATAATTATTATTAATGATGGATCGACGGATGGCAGTGAGGAAATCGCAAAAAACCTTACTTCCAAACATGAATTGGTAAGTTATATTCATCAAAAAAATCAAGGAGTAGAGATCGCAAGGAATACTGGAATTAAAGCAGCCTCAGGAACTTATATTCTTCCCTTAGATGGAGATGACCTGATTGCAACCAATTACATCAGTGAGGCAGTAAAAGTTTTGGAAAACAATCCTCAAGTAAAAGTAGTGTATTGTGAAGCAATGAAATTTGGCCCAAAGGGCAAAAAATATTGGAAGCTGAAACCATTTGACATTAATGCACTAGCAAGAGACAATATGATTTTTGTTTCCGCACTATATAGAAGGAAAGACTGGGAAAAGATTGGAGGATATGCAGAGGATTATAATCTCGGAAGGGCAGATTGGGAATTTTGGATCAACATGCTTAAAGATGGAGGGGAAGTTGTCCAACTGCCATTCATAGGCTTCTATTATCGACTCACTGGAGGGATCAATAGCCTGAGAAAGCGTACTGGTTCTGATGAAGCCAAACGGAAAAGAATCGCATATCTCAATGCCAAATACCCTGAATTCTTTGAGCGGGAATTAAATGGCCCATTACGTTTTCAAAGGACCTGGTCAAAACCTTACAACACCCTTTTAAAATTCTTTGGAAAACTTTAA
- the lipB gene encoding lipoyl(octanoyl) transferase LipB yields MNEIINKKVKFRDLGLMDYQDAWDFQESIFAKTVAQKIENRKSSVDQQTPTENYVFFVEHPHVYTLGKSGKEENLLLDQKGLEEKKATYYKINRGGDITYHGPGQLVGYPILDLDNFFTDIHKYLRLLEEAIILTLKEYQIEAGRIEGLTGVWIDYIEQKNPRKICALGVKSSRWVTMHGFAFNVNPDLSYFGNIIPCGIDDKAVTSLSQELGREVNLQEVKEKVKNHLIDLFEMELVD; encoded by the coding sequence ATGAACGAAATTATTAATAAAAAGGTAAAATTCCGAGACTTGGGTTTGATGGATTACCAGGATGCCTGGGATTTTCAAGAATCAATATTTGCTAAAACGGTTGCCCAAAAAATTGAAAACCGGAAATCTTCAGTAGATCAACAGACACCCACAGAAAACTATGTGTTTTTTGTAGAACATCCTCATGTCTATACTTTAGGGAAAAGTGGTAAAGAGGAAAATTTATTGTTAGACCAGAAAGGTCTTGAAGAAAAAAAAGCTACCTATTATAAGATCAATCGAGGTGGAGATATCACCTACCATGGCCCAGGGCAGCTCGTAGGATACCCTATTCTGGACTTGGATAATTTTTTTACTGACATCCATAAATATTTGAGGCTCTTAGAAGAAGCCATCATACTGACTCTGAAAGAATACCAAATAGAGGCTGGAAGAATTGAAGGATTAACTGGAGTCTGGATTGACTATATAGAACAAAAGAATCCAAGAAAGATATGTGCTTTGGGAGTAAAGTCCAGTCGATGGGTGACCATGCATGGGTTTGCTTTCAATGTCAACCCAGATCTAAGTTATTTTGGAAACATCATTCCTTGTGGGATTGATGATAAAGCAGTAACCTCCTTGAGCCAAGAATTAGGAAGAGAGGTTAATCTTCAAGAAGTAAAAGAAAAAGTTAAAAATCATCTCATCGACTTATTTGAGATGGAATTAGTAGATTAA
- a CDS encoding pyridoxal phosphate-dependent aminotransferase — protein sequence MNSILSDRIINMEESATLAMAKKARELKSQGIDIIGLSLGEPDFKTPKHIQEAAKDAIDEGKYFSYPPVAGYQDLREAIAKKLREENEISQAKAENIVVSTGAKHSIANVFMCMINEGDEVVIFSPYWVSYAEIIKLAGGVPVLIEGTLENNFKATAAQLEAAITPKTKAVIYSSPCNPTGSVFSKEELEAISEVILKHDNIMVIADEIYELINFVGRNYSIASFPGMFERTITVNGFSKGYAMTGWRVGYICAPLFMAKAVEKIQGQFTSGGTGIAQRAALAGISGDQTPSKEMAEAYFKRRELVMGLLKEIPGIKTHVPEGAFYFFPDVTAFFGKSAHGKTINNADDLCLYLLEVANVSLVTGAAFGAPSCVRLSYAASEEELKEALGRMKKALGELA from the coding sequence ATGAATTCTATTCTATCAGATCGGATTATTAATATGGAAGAATCAGCTACCCTGGCAATGGCAAAGAAAGCCAGAGAGCTGAAGTCCCAAGGCATTGACATCATTGGATTGAGCCTCGGTGAACCAGATTTTAAAACACCTAAGCACATCCAAGAAGCAGCCAAAGATGCGATCGATGAGGGGAAATATTTCTCTTATCCTCCTGTGGCAGGTTATCAGGATTTGAGAGAGGCTATCGCAAAGAAATTAAGAGAAGAGAATGAAATCTCTCAAGCGAAAGCAGAAAATATAGTAGTATCTACAGGAGCGAAGCACTCTATTGCTAATGTCTTCATGTGTATGATCAATGAAGGAGATGAAGTAGTGATTTTTTCTCCTTATTGGGTAAGTTATGCAGAGATTATCAAATTGGCTGGTGGTGTTCCGGTATTGATTGAAGGAACTCTTGAAAACAATTTTAAAGCTACTGCCGCACAATTAGAAGCAGCGATCACTCCAAAAACCAAGGCAGTGATTTACTCTTCTCCTTGTAACCCAACTGGATCAGTATTCAGTAAAGAAGAATTAGAAGCAATTTCTGAAGTGATTTTGAAGCATGATAATATCATGGTGATCGCTGATGAAATTTATGAATTGATCAACTTCGTGGGTAGAAATTACAGTATTGCTTCTTTCCCTGGAATGTTTGAAAGAACAATTACAGTAAATGGTTTCTCCAAAGGATATGCAATGACAGGCTGGAGAGTGGGTTATATCTGCGCTCCTTTGTTTATGGCAAAAGCAGTAGAAAAAATCCAAGGTCAGTTTACTTCAGGAGGCACTGGTATCGCTCAAAGAGCTGCTTTGGCAGGAATCTCTGGGGATCAGACTCCATCAAAAGAAATGGCGGAAGCTTATTTCAAAAGAAGAGAGTTGGTGATGGGATTATTGAAAGAGATTCCAGGAATCAAAACACATGTGCCTGAGGGTGCATTCTATTTCTTCCCTGATGTGACTGCCTTCTTCGGTAAATCCGCTCATGGCAAAACCATCAATAATGCAGATGACCTTTGTTTGTATTTGTTGGAGGTAGCTAATGTGTCATTGGTTACTGGAGCTGCTTTCGGTGCACCTTCCTGTGTGAGACTTTCTTACGCTGCTTCTGAGGAGGAGTTGAAAGAAGCCTTGGGAAGAATGAAAAAAGCCCTAGGAGAACTAGCTTAA
- a CDS encoding DUF4421 domain-containing protein: protein MARFPKYFIYLFFCLVPILAVTAQEKKSGYDSSYVERASNKMLFRLYTSRKYTDLVVNVPGADQGYRYNPNTGLNLGVGFTYQGVTINVAAPLGFMNPNRYKNWPKYLDLQAHTYPKNFIIDFLGQFYKGYSIDSDFLQNSTEPYPRRDMRLITVGLNVNYLFFGEKLSLQASFTQEDIQKRSAFSPFVGFEAYGGSIEGDSLLIPTTEQIDAKYNFRKSRYFQGGPNAGLAGTLVFGGGFFLTGVASANLSLGFSEWENQDQAKSWGVVPTYYLRGFFGYNNDRFSINANYVYKQSDLVKVADYNNAINTGNYRINLIYKINTSDKFDRGFRKINLLSILGLN from the coding sequence ATGGCTCGATTTCCTAAATACTTCATTTATCTATTTTTCTGTCTTGTTCCCATTTTAGCTGTTACAGCTCAGGAAAAGAAATCTGGTTATGATTCCAGCTATGTAGAGCGTGCATCTAATAAAATGTTGTTTCGCCTATATACCTCACGAAAATATACTGACTTGGTAGTAAATGTGCCTGGGGCAGATCAAGGCTATCGCTATAATCCAAATACTGGATTGAACTTGGGGGTGGGTTTCACCTATCAAGGGGTCACCATTAATGTGGCTGCTCCTTTAGGTTTCATGAATCCTAACCGATATAAGAATTGGCCAAAATACCTGGATTTACAAGCGCACACCTATCCTAAAAATTTCATTATTGATTTTTTAGGTCAGTTTTATAAAGGGTATTCCATAGATTCTGATTTCCTTCAAAATTCAACGGAACCTTATCCAAGGAGAGATATGAGGTTAATCACGGTTGGGTTAAATGTGAATTACCTGTTTTTTGGAGAGAAGTTGTCTCTTCAAGCATCTTTTACCCAAGAGGATATCCAAAAAAGATCAGCTTTTTCTCCATTTGTAGGTTTTGAAGCTTATGGTGGATCTATTGAAGGAGATTCTCTATTGATCCCTACCACAGAGCAAATAGACGCGAAATACAATTTTAGAAAATCTAGGTATTTCCAAGGAGGACCAAATGCAGGCCTAGCAGGAACCTTGGTTTTCGGAGGAGGTTTCTTTCTTACGGGAGTGGCTTCAGCAAACCTAAGTTTGGGATTCTCTGAATGGGAAAATCAAGATCAGGCAAAAAGTTGGGGGGTAGTCCCAACCTATTATTTGAGAGGGTTTTTCGGATATAATAATGACAGGTTTTCCATCAATGCAAACTATGTTTACAAGCAGTCCGATTTAGTAAAAGTAGCTGATTATAATAATGCAATCAATACTGGGAACTATCGAATCAATCTCATTTATAAAATTAATACTAGTGATAAATTTGATAGAGGGTTCAGAAAAATCAATCTCCTGTCCATCTTGGGGCTGAATTAA